The Mucilaginibacter mallensis genome has a segment encoding these proteins:
- a CDS encoding ABC transporter ATP-binding protein yields MITISNLKKIYNNVLVVNVPQLEIAKGESVGLVGNNGAGKTTLFRMILDLIRPESGEVISNGEAVAGHENWKNYTASYLDEGFLIDYLTPEEYFYFIGGLHQQTQAHVDDFLSTLTDFFNGEILKKGKYIRDLSKGNQSKVGIASCLLQKPELLMLDEPFANIDPSTQIRLKNMLKSMNKQHGVTTLISSHDLSHITDVCDRILLMEKGRIIKDIATSSSTLAELEDYFAVGQSATLLPQIDEEENH; encoded by the coding sequence ATGATAACAATAAGCAATCTTAAAAAAATATATAACAACGTATTGGTTGTAAACGTACCACAACTGGAGATAGCTAAAGGCGAAAGCGTAGGGCTGGTAGGCAACAATGGCGCGGGTAAAACAACCCTTTTCAGAATGATACTTGATCTGATCCGCCCTGAAAGCGGCGAGGTAATATCAAATGGTGAAGCTGTTGCCGGGCATGAAAACTGGAAAAATTACACCGCATCATACCTGGACGAAGGTTTCCTGATAGATTACCTTACACCCGAGGAGTATTTTTACTTTATAGGTGGCCTGCACCAGCAAACGCAGGCCCATGTGGATGATTTTTTGTCTACGCTTACCGATTTTTTTAACGGCGAAATATTGAAAAAAGGCAAATACATCCGTGATCTTTCAAAAGGTAACCAAAGTAAAGTGGGCATCGCATCATGCTTGTTGCAAAAGCCGGAATTGCTGATGTTGGATGAGCCATTTGCCAATATCGACCCAAGCACACAGATCAGGCTGAAAAACATGCTGAAGAGTATGAACAAGCAGCATGGTGTTACCACGCTTATTTCAAGCCATGATCTGAGCCATATAACTGATGTGTGTGATCGTATTTTACTGATGGAAAAAGGCAGGATCATAAAAGATATCGCCACCAGTTCATCAACCCTTGCCGAGCTGGAAGATTATTTCGCGGTGGGACAAAGCGCCACGCTTTTACCTCAAATCGACGAAGAAGAAAATCATTAA
- a CDS encoding DUF5687 family protein: MIKTFLQHELKAFWRARNTGKNVAVKIIMGVFILYLLLCALSAGFFLDKILEHAFPGQNVVIAFCGIILIYYIFDLISRMQLQELPTLKVQPYLQLPVKRNALAGYLAATSIISTFNIIPFILFVPFIIKVIAVGSGAGVVWAFVGSVFGITIFNNYLALYIKRKANLNGWIFLIATGILVLICLGDFLWHIYSIKDVSYLFFGHLISLPALVLLPFLLAVGMFYLNFLYLKDNLYLEELNSKKASHKSSTEYPFLNRFGTTGDLAANEIKLILRNKRPNSAIKMSVLFLFYGLIFYNKPAMMHTDYPVVFVGMFMTGIFIINYGQFMFSWQAAHFDGLLVNKIKFNDFLKAKYLLFTLVSTLAFILTIPYVYFGWRVLIIHFVMYLWNLGVNTTIILYFANRNSRRIDLSKGAAFNWEGVGGTQWLISLPLLITPILVYLPFSLLHYRDLGLAVLGAAGLVMILIRSTLINKLEADFYKRKYTIAEGFRNK; encoded by the coding sequence ATGATAAAAACCTTTCTTCAGCATGAGCTAAAAGCCTTTTGGCGCGCCCGCAATACCGGCAAAAACGTAGCTGTAAAAATAATAATGGGTGTATTCATATTGTACCTGTTGTTATGCGCTTTAAGCGCCGGTTTCTTTTTAGATAAGATTTTAGAACATGCATTTCCCGGGCAAAATGTTGTTATAGCGTTTTGCGGCATTATACTCATCTATTACATATTCGACCTTATCTCGCGGATGCAATTACAGGAATTGCCTACCTTAAAAGTTCAGCCTTATTTACAATTACCTGTAAAGCGTAACGCACTTGCGGGTTACCTGGCTGCCACTTCAATTATTTCTACATTTAACATCATACCCTTTATACTTTTTGTACCATTTATTATTAAAGTAATTGCAGTTGGTTCAGGTGCCGGTGTGGTATGGGCATTTGTGGGTTCTGTTTTTGGGATAACCATTTTTAACAATTATTTGGCGCTATATATAAAACGTAAAGCCAATTTAAATGGTTGGATCTTCCTGATCGCTACAGGCATATTGGTATTGATTTGTCTTGGTGATTTTTTATGGCACATATATTCTATAAAGGATGTATCGTATCTATTCTTCGGGCATTTGATCAGCCTACCGGCTCTGGTTTTGTTGCCATTTCTGCTGGCGGTTGGTATGTTCTACCTTAACTTTTTGTATTTGAAGGATAACCTTTACCTCGAAGAGCTCAACTCTAAAAAAGCATCGCACAAAAGCAGTACAGAATATCCTTTCCTTAACCGGTTTGGCACAACCGGCGACCTGGCTGCTAACGAGATCAAACTTATATTAAGAAATAAGCGGCCAAATTCGGCTATAAAAATGAGTGTGTTGTTTTTGTTTTATGGGCTGATATTTTATAACAAGCCTGCGATGATGCATACTGATTACCCGGTAGTTTTTGTGGGGATGTTTATGACCGGTATCTTCATTATTAATTACGGACAGTTTATGTTTAGCTGGCAAGCCGCGCATTTTGATGGTTTACTGGTAAATAAAATAAAGTTTAATGATTTTCTGAAGGCGAAGTACCTGTTGTTTACTCTTGTATCTACTCTAGCATTTATATTGACGATACCCTACGTATATTTTGGCTGGCGGGTTTTAATCATTCATTTTGTGATGTATTTATGGAACCTGGGGGTTAATACTACCATTATCCTGTATTTCGCTAACCGAAATTCCCGCCGCATCGATCTTTCAAAAGGCGCGGCATTTAACTGGGAAGGTGTTGGCGGCACACAATGGCTTATATCCTTACCGTTGTTAATTACACCGATCCTGGTTTATTTACCATTTTCACTGCTGCATTACCGCGATCTTGGGCTTGCCGTGCTGGGTGCTGCCGGATTGGTAATGATCCTTATCCGTAGTACCCTGATCAATAAATTGGAAGCTGATTTTTATAAAAGAAAGTATACCATAGCCGAAGGCTTTAGAAACAAATAA
- a CDS encoding replication-associated recombination protein A has translation MNNLPPLAERMRPKNLDDYVGQKHLVGKGAVLRKAIESGVLPSMIFWGPPGVGKTTLAYIISQTLYRPFFALSAINSGVKDVREVIEKAALLKEQGETLPILFIDEIHRFSKSQQDSLLGAVERGTVTLIGATTENPSFEVISALLSRCQVYILQSLEEADLLNLLNKAMKEDVVLRDKKIDIKEDEALLRLSGGDARKLLNIFELLVNAFKGKKIELTNKNVLEHVQQNMALYDKAGEQHYDIISAFIKSMRGSDPNGAVYWLARMIVGGEDPLFIARRMLILASEDIGNANPNALLLAQACFEAVNKIGMPESQLILSQTVIYLATSPKSNSATTAIGAAIALVRETGDLPVPLHLRNAPTKLMKNIGYGKDYKYAHSYEGNFTDLDFLPEAIKGTKIYEPGNNARELETKEKLKKLWGDRYKY, from the coding sequence ATGAATAACCTGCCTCCTTTAGCTGAGCGTATGCGCCCCAAGAATCTGGATGATTATGTGGGACAAAAGCACCTTGTGGGTAAGGGCGCGGTTTTGCGCAAGGCGATAGAATCTGGCGTATTGCCATCCATGATCTTCTGGGGCCCGCCGGGGGTAGGGAAAACTACGCTGGCCTATATCATATCACAAACCCTGTACCGGCCATTCTTTGCGCTGAGCGCCATCAATTCAGGCGTTAAGGATGTACGCGAAGTGATAGAAAAAGCCGCTTTATTGAAAGAGCAGGGCGAAACGCTGCCAATCTTGTTCATCGATGAGATTCACCGCTTCTCCAAATCGCAGCAGGATTCGCTACTGGGCGCGGTTGAGCGGGGAACGGTAACGCTGATAGGTGCTACTACAGAGAATCCATCCTTTGAGGTTATCTCGGCTTTACTTTCGCGCTGCCAGGTATACATCCTGCAATCGCTTGAGGAAGCCGACCTGCTGAATTTGCTTAACAAAGCGATGAAGGAAGATGTAGTACTGCGCGATAAAAAGATCGACATAAAGGAAGATGAAGCACTGCTGCGCCTATCGGGCGGCGATGCCCGCAAGCTGCTGAATATATTCGAGCTGCTGGTAAATGCCTTTAAAGGTAAAAAGATAGAGCTCACCAATAAGAATGTGCTGGAACATGTACAACAAAATATGGCCCTGTATGATAAGGCCGGTGAGCAGCATTATGATATTATCTCGGCCTTCATTAAATCCATGCGCGGCAGTGATCCCAATGGGGCCGTTTATTGGCTGGCGCGGATGATTGTGGGCGGTGAGGACCCGCTGTTCATTGCCCGGCGCATGCTGATACTGGCATCGGAGGATATTGGTAATGCTAATCCGAATGCGCTGTTACTGGCTCAGGCCTGCTTTGAGGCGGTGAATAAGATAGGGATGCCGGAGTCGCAATTGATCCTATCGCAAACGGTTATATATCTGGCAACATCGCCCAAAAGTAATTCGGCCACTACGGCTATTGGCGCTGCTATTGCATTAGTTAGGGAAACCGGCGACCTGCCTGTACCGCTGCACCTGCGTAATGCCCCAACCAAACTGATGAAGAATATAGGTTATGGGAAGGATTACAAATATGCTCACAGCTACGAAGGTAACTTTACCGATCTGGATTTTCTGCCCGAAGCGATAAAGGGAACCAAGATCTATGAGCCCGGTAACAATGCCCGGGAGCTGGAAACCAAAGAAAAGTTAAAAAAACTTTGGGGCGACAGGTATAAATATTAG
- a CDS encoding DNA-3-methyladenine glycosylase family protein — MSEQFTKATFYTICDQLALIDTDLATIINTYGYPPLWSRPNTFETLVHIILEQQVSLASALSALNKLKERVQELTPARLLLLTDEEMRACYCSRQKTTYIRYLAEALLSGQINLIELEHQSNAEIRAKLIILKGIGHWTIDVYLMFVLQRADIFPAGDLAAVNAMKRVKGLPKTTTKEELIELAAIWQPYRTVATMLLWHFYLSTPLRTKVGV; from the coding sequence ATGAGCGAACAGTTTACCAAAGCCACCTTTTACACTATTTGTGACCAGCTTGCACTTATTGATACCGATCTCGCTACCATCATTAACACATACGGTTACCCGCCATTATGGTCGCGGCCCAATACGTTTGAGACTTTGGTACATATTATTTTAGAGCAGCAGGTTTCATTGGCATCCGCCCTATCCGCATTAAACAAATTGAAGGAACGTGTGCAGGAATTAACCCCTGCCCGATTGCTGTTGCTCACCGATGAAGAAATGCGGGCCTGCTACTGCAGCCGCCAAAAGACTACCTATATCCGCTACTTAGCCGAAGCCCTGCTCAGCGGACAGATCAACCTCATCGAACTGGAACATCAATCCAACGCTGAGATCCGCGCCAAACTCATCATCCTCAAAGGTATCGGTCACTGGACCATCGATGTGTACCTCATGTTTGTACTGCAACGCGCCGACATCTTCCCCGCCGGTGATCTCGCCGCTGTAAATGCTATGAAACGGGTAAAAGGCTTGCCTAAAACCACGACTAAAGAAGAATTGATTGAGCTTGCCGCGATTTGGCAGCCTTATAGAACTGTAGCT